A stretch of uncultured Flavobacterium sp. DNA encodes these proteins:
- a CDS encoding SusC/RagA family TonB-linked outer membrane protein, with product MKPKLNRFLVLLLALIVQLTFAQERTVSGTVTDDAGLPLPGVSVLVKGTKAGTQTDFDGKYSIKATPSQVLIFSYIGMRPQEITASSTQVNAKLSGDTQQLGEVVVTALGLSREKKSLGYATQEVKGENLAAVKSDNFVNAISGKVSGVQVKRTTNFGGSTNIVIRGNSSLTGNNQALFVIDGVPVSNNNSNSRDQEQSGAGYDYGSAASDINPEDIESINVLKGSAASALYGSRAANGVVVITTKKGNKKGKGYSITVNSGVTVGSIDKSTFIKYQNQYGGGYGPYYGPNEDSYLDHIDINGDGILDNVTPLTEDASYGQAFNPNLLVYQWNAFYPESPNYMKATPWVPAKNGPITFFEKPVALTNSISIDKGLENGYLRLGINNLDQNGLMPNSTLKRNTFTLAASTLISDKLTVAGYGNFTKTNTVGRNNTGYNDNIAGNFRQWWQRNVDIKDLKQAYDLTGRNVTWNPKSYTDPTPIFWDNPYFQRYENYESDSRSRFIGNVSLNYKIASWLDAFGRMSVDTYDELQEERRAIGSVPGNFGIGTGGGDGSTNRSPAPSGYSRKNIGFSEYNYDFMLNYNTNITEKLNLKGVVGVNIRRSYYNSIFAATNGGLAIPKLYALQNTAKPLLAPIERDESIGVDGIYGSASFGYADYLFLEGTIRRDHSSTLPEANSTYYYPSVSSSFVFSKFVDADWLSFGKVRLNYAEVGNSPGFDRILDTYAVNTAFGAASASVKDTKNNPNLKPERTKSYEAGLELSFFKKRLGLDFSYYKSNSIDQIIPLRLTSSTGYLYELINAGEIENKGIEISLNGTPIKTANFSWEINLNFARNRNKVVNLLNGIDNLQLGSFQGGVTINAAVGQPYGVIYGTQYTYLNGQRVVDPSNGQYIKTSTSDNRIGNANPDYTGGLNNKFTYKNFSLEFLIDMQKGGQIFSLDRYYGLATGLPDDTAFLNDLGNPVRNPVTSGADSGGFINPGVNPDGSVNKTRINASRFGAQGYRRGLPDEAFVYDASYIKLRQTAISYSLSEKVLKNTFMNGMTLSIVGTNLWIIHKNLPDADPESGLGAGNLQGYSTGSLPSTRDISFNIKIQF from the coding sequence ATGAAACCAAAGTTAAACAGATTTCTAGTGCTATTATTAGCACTAATCGTGCAACTAACCTTTGCACAAGAAAGAACTGTTTCAGGAACTGTTACCGATGATGCAGGCTTGCCTTTACCAGGTGTGAGTGTATTAGTAAAAGGTACAAAAGCTGGAACGCAAACAGATTTTGATGGTAAATACTCCATCAAAGCAACACCAAGTCAAGTTTTAATTTTCAGCTACATTGGGATGAGACCTCAAGAAATCACAGCTAGCTCAACTCAGGTAAATGCTAAACTGTCAGGAGACACTCAGCAACTTGGAGAAGTTGTAGTTACAGCCTTAGGCTTATCAAGAGAGAAAAAATCTCTTGGATATGCAACACAGGAAGTAAAGGGTGAAAACCTTGCGGCAGTAAAAAGCGACAATTTTGTAAATGCCATCTCTGGTAAAGTTTCTGGAGTTCAAGTAAAAAGAACAACCAATTTTGGAGGTTCTACCAATATCGTTATTAGAGGAAACTCCTCTTTAACAGGAAACAATCAGGCATTATTTGTTATTGATGGGGTTCCTGTAAGTAACAACAACTCAAACTCACGTGACCAAGAACAATCTGGAGCCGGTTACGACTATGGTAGTGCCGCATCAGATATCAATCCTGAAGACATCGAGTCTATAAACGTTCTTAAAGGATCTGCAGCAAGTGCTCTTTATGGATCAAGAGCAGCTAATGGAGTTGTAGTAATTACAACCAAAAAAGGGAACAAAAAAGGAAAAGGATATTCTATAACTGTAAATTCAGGTGTAACAGTAGGATCTATTGACAAAAGCACTTTTATAAAATATCAAAATCAATATGGTGGTGGATATGGCCCTTATTACGGTCCAAATGAAGATTCTTACTTAGATCATATTGACATAAATGGAGACGGAATCCTAGACAATGTAACCCCTTTGACGGAAGATGCCTCTTATGGTCAGGCATTCAATCCAAATTTATTAGTATACCAATGGAACGCGTTCTACCCAGAATCTCCAAACTACATGAAAGCGACTCCATGGGTTCCTGCAAAAAACGGACCTATAACATTCTTTGAAAAACCTGTAGCCTTAACTAATTCCATCTCGATAGACAAAGGTTTAGAAAATGGCTATTTAAGATTAGGCATAAACAACCTTGATCAAAATGGTCTTATGCCAAACAGTACTTTAAAAAGAAACACATTTACGTTAGCCGCATCAACTCTTATTAGTGATAAACTAACGGTAGCCGGATATGGCAATTTTACTAAAACAAATACGGTAGGAAGAAATAACACCGGTTATAATGACAACATTGCGGGTAACTTTAGACAATGGTGGCAAAGAAACGTTGACATTAAAGACCTAAAACAGGCTTACGACTTAACAGGAAGAAACGTAACTTGGAACCCTAAATCGTATACAGATCCCACTCCAATATTCTGGGACAACCCATACTTTCAACGCTATGAAAATTATGAATCAGACAGCAGAAGCAGATTTATTGGTAATGTTTCATTAAACTACAAAATCGCAAGTTGGCTAGACGCTTTCGGAAGAATGTCAGTAGACACTTATGACGAACTTCAAGAAGAAAGAAGAGCAATTGGTAGCGTACCAGGTAATTTCGGAATAGGAACTGGAGGCGGAGACGGCTCTACTAACAGAAGTCCAGCCCCATCAGGGTATTCAAGAAAAAACATAGGATTCAGTGAGTATAACTATGATTTCATGTTAAACTACAACACAAATATCACTGAAAAACTAAACCTTAAAGGAGTTGTCGGTGTAAACATTAGAAGAAGCTATTACAATTCTATATTTGCAGCAACAAATGGAGGACTTGCTATACCAAAACTATATGCATTGCAAAACACTGCCAAACCATTACTTGCACCAATTGAAAGAGATGAATCAATAGGTGTTGACGGTATCTACGGAAGTGCCTCTTTTGGATATGCAGATTATTTATTTCTTGAAGGAACAATTAGAAGAGATCATTCCTCAACACTTCCCGAAGCAAATAGTACTTACTACTACCCATCAGTTTCATCAAGTTTTGTTTTTTCTAAATTCGTAGACGCAGACTGGTTATCATTCGGAAAAGTAAGACTTAACTACGCCGAAGTTGGAAATAGCCCTGGATTTGATAGAATTCTAGACACTTATGCAGTAAACACAGCTTTTGGAGCTGCATCAGCTTCTGTAAAAGACACCAAAAACAATCCGAATCTAAAACCGGAACGCACAAAAAGTTACGAGGCAGGTTTAGAACTTTCATTCTTTAAAAAGAGATTGGGTCTTGATTTCTCTTATTACAAATCAAATTCAATTGACCAGATAATTCCATTGAGACTAACCTCTTCAACAGGATATTTATATGAATTAATTAATGCAGGAGAAATAGAAAACAAAGGGATTGAGATTTCTCTTAACGGTACCCCTATAAAAACAGCAAATTTCTCATGGGAAATAAATCTAAACTTTGCTCGAAATAGAAACAAAGTAGTAAATCTTTTAAACGGTATTGACAATTTACAACTAGGATCTTTTCAAGGAGGTGTAACCATCAATGCTGCAGTAGGACAACCATACGGCGTGATTTACGGTACTCAATATACTTATTTAAATGGACAAAGAGTTGTTGATCCATCTAATGGACAGTATATCAAAACTTCAACTTCTGACAATCGAATTGGGAACGCTAATCCAGATTACACAGGTGGTTTAAACAACAAATTTACCTACAAAAACTTCTCTCTGGAATTCTTAATTGACATGCAAAAAGGCGGACAAATATTCTCATTAGACCGTTACTATGGCTTAGCAACTGGTTTACCAGATGACACAGCATTCTTAAACGATCTTGGAAACCCTGTTCGAAATCCTGTAACTTCAGGAGCTGATAGCGGAGGATTTATCAACCCAGGAGTAAATCCGGACGGATCCGTAAACAAAACCCGAATCAACGCAAGCCGATTTGGAGCACAAGGATACAGAAGAGGTCTACCAGACGAAGCATTTGTTTATGATGCCAGTTATATTAAATTAAGACAAACTGCAATATCATACTCTCTATCAGAAAAAGTATTAAAAAACACTTTCATGAACGGAATGACTCTTAGTATTGTTGGAACAAACCTTTGGATTATACACAAAAACCTACCAGACGCAGATCCTGAATCAGGATTAGGAGCAGGTAACTTGCAAGGCTACTCAACGGGATCTTTACCATCTACAAGAGACATTAGCTTCAACATTAAAATCCAATTTTAA
- a CDS encoding SusD/RagB family nutrient-binding outer membrane lipoprotein — MKKISLILLVAISIWSCSENIENLNVNVKDPSNVPGEALFTSAQKSLVDQMVNTNVNNNIFRLLNQYLTETVYTDESNYDLVTRTIPEQHWQFLYKDVLKDLDQSAKNITNTPLGLTENPLNKQNKLAIIEILNVYTYSVLVDTFGNVPYSQALNLSYKTPKYDDALTIYKDLIVRLNKAIANLNTGGQSFGDSDRMYNGNVTKWIKFANTLKLKMGITISDIPAESALAQATVSSAAPFVFASNLDNADLKYLTATPNTNPLYVDLVASGRDDFVPANTIVDLMNTLEDPRRAKYFDDNVDDPSTPEIEYIGGENGASNSFPQKSHISPTMEAPDFPGTILDYAETEFLLAEAAERSLYGTPSDAEAHYNKAITASILHWGGTAADATTYLANPAVAYATATGTWKQKIGTQSWIATYNSPFEGWSSYRRLDFPVLTPPADAVSVLPLRYTYPIIEQSLNKASYTEASAAIGGDAVATKLFWDKF; from the coding sequence ATGAAAAAAATATCTTTAATTCTACTCGTAGCAATATCAATATGGTCTTGCTCTGAGAATATAGAAAATTTAAACGTGAACGTTAAAGATCCATCGAATGTACCTGGAGAGGCTTTATTTACCAGTGCACAAAAAAGCTTAGTTGACCAAATGGTCAACACTAACGTAAACAATAACATCTTCAGATTACTAAACCAATATTTGACCGAAACCGTTTACACAGACGAAAGCAACTACGATCTAGTAACCCGAACAATTCCGGAACAACATTGGCAGTTTCTATACAAAGATGTATTAAAAGACCTGGACCAGAGTGCTAAAAATATCACAAACACCCCACTTGGTTTAACCGAAAATCCTTTAAACAAGCAGAACAAACTTGCTATTATAGAGATTTTAAATGTTTACACTTATTCAGTATTAGTAGACACATTTGGAAACGTCCCTTACTCTCAAGCTTTAAACTTAAGTTACAAAACCCCTAAATACGATGATGCCCTTACTATCTACAAAGATCTTATTGTTAGATTAAACAAAGCAATCGCGAATTTAAACACAGGTGGACAAAGCTTCGGAGACAGTGATAGAATGTACAATGGAAATGTAACTAAGTGGATCAAATTTGCAAATACGTTAAAACTAAAAATGGGCATTACCATCTCTGATATCCCAGCCGAAAGTGCCTTGGCGCAGGCGACAGTTTCTAGTGCAGCTCCATTTGTATTTGCATCAAATCTTGATAATGCAGATTTAAAGTATTTAACCGCTACCCCAAATACAAATCCTTTATATGTAGATCTTGTTGCAAGTGGTCGTGACGATTTTGTTCCAGCAAATACAATAGTAGATCTAATGAACACATTAGAAGATCCGAGACGTGCAAAATATTTTGACGATAATGTGGACGATCCTTCTACTCCAGAAATTGAATATATTGGCGGAGAAAATGGAGCAAGTAATTCATTTCCCCAAAAAAGTCATATCTCACCAACAATGGAGGCTCCCGACTTTCCCGGAACAATTCTAGATTATGCTGAGACTGAGTTTTTATTAGCAGAAGCAGCCGAAAGATCTCTTTACGGAACTCCTTCAGATGCAGAAGCTCATTATAACAAAGCTATAACTGCTTCAATATTACATTGGGGAGGAACTGCAGCTGATGCAACAACATACTTAGCAAATCCAGCCGTTGCATACGCAACTGCTACTGGAACGTGGAAACAAAAAATTGGAACTCAAAGCTGGATTGCTACCTACAATAGTCCATTTGAAGGTTGGTCATCATACAGAAGACTTGACTTCCCGGTTTTAACACCACCAGCAGATGCCGTATCAGTCCTACCTCTTCGATATACATATCCAATTATCGAACAGTCTTTGAACAAAGCAAGCTATACAGAAGCAAGTGCAGCAATAGGAGGAGATGCCGTGGCTACAAAATTATTCTGGGATAAATTTTAA
- a CDS encoding SusC/RagA family TonB-linked outer membrane protein translates to MKLKFNGILVLLLVLVAQLTFAQERAVSGTVSDNAGMPLPGVSVLVKGTKTGTQTDFDGKFSIKASSSQVLVFSYIGMKTQEVTAASSVVNVKLADAGAQELEGVVVTAFGIKREKKSLGYATTTLKTEQITAVVNTNPFETLSGKIAGVDISAPSQPGASTKVIIRGLNTITGNAGPLYVVDGSPINNSGSGTGNDGVATTTRSYDAGNGISDLDPNNIESMTVLKGAAASALYGSRAGGGVIIITTKKGKSNTGIKVDLLASTEFSQVARVPHLQNQFGQGWNSNGYSGSNSYSNENGSWGPAFNGEIRPWGTIYQNTQQIKPYVALNDNVRDFYKTGTLATQSATLSGGGDTSDFSLVFSNVNSNGVVPSDADLYKKQSLGFNGGLKSNKFTLRTSINYVYKDQGVVNTGQGDDAGQGSTLQQELLQIPRDISIVDLADYKNNPFNNNSYYFTPYAGNPYFAINENSTKIYGNNLFGNVNLSYKITDKITASWQVGGNVRSERYKSYGSIVDYEPGSPQYGAKNVIVGGVTEGRSEFSEFDTYFNLNYNTNLSEDWTLNLLGGVNYNKRESDELFNTVTGLGIKNYYELSNSAARPVIFQNNSIRKTGAVYASAEFAFKNRYFATITGRQDVTSTLPIGNNSYFYPAASLGAIVIDNGSTFLKLRGAASKIANDTDPYNTQNAYVPGSAAANFGVITSPIGGVSYYEASGRLGNSQLKPESTVEFEVGAEGSFLKNRISYDLAVYHKTTSDLIVFLPLDPSTGFTSKAINAAEIVNKGIELSLTGSPIKNKDFTWNITYTFTKNLNEVTKTAEGFDTIDLATGYSVTYRATKGLPIGEYYAYVPKTNAAGQTIVNASTGMYELSDGIQRVGNSQRDFVMGLQNTFKYKNFNLGFSLDWKQGGEMYSYTKRLAHFTGNGIETTYNDRNPFIVPNSVNEHVDATTGAVTYTENTTAVTSAKINSFYNTQDNPAYEYNHVIDKTFVRLREVNFNYDFPSALSKNMGLNKISLGVYARNLFMWTPGANPYVDPEVSTYGAQRAISDFGEFGSNPSQRSIGGVLKLSF, encoded by the coding sequence ATGAAACTAAAGTTCAATGGAATCTTAGTGCTATTGTTAGTACTAGTTGCGCAACTTACTTTTGCGCAAGAAAGAGCTGTTTCTGGAACAGTTTCTGACAATGCAGGAATGCCTTTACCGGGTGTTAGTGTATTAGTTAAGGGAACGAAAACAGGAACGCAAACAGACTTTGATGGTAAATTCTCTATCAAGGCATCTTCAAGCCAGGTTTTGGTATTTAGCTACATTGGGATGAAAACCCAAGAAGTAACAGCAGCTTCATCTGTTGTGAATGTAAAATTAGCCGATGCTGGTGCACAAGAACTAGAAGGTGTTGTTGTAACTGCTTTTGGTATCAAAAGAGAGAAAAAATCTCTTGGTTATGCAACGACAACTTTAAAAACTGAACAAATTACTGCTGTAGTAAACACAAACCCATTTGAAACACTTTCTGGTAAAATTGCCGGAGTTGATATTTCTGCTCCATCTCAACCAGGAGCGTCAACTAAAGTGATTATTCGTGGTTTAAACACTATTACAGGAAACGCGGGTCCTCTTTACGTTGTTGATGGATCTCCAATTAACAATAGTGGATCAGGTACTGGTAATGACGGAGTTGCAACTACTACAAGATCTTACGATGCCGGTAACGGTATTAGTGACCTTGACCCTAACAATATCGAGAGTATGACAGTACTTAAAGGTGCTGCTGCTTCTGCATTATACGGTTCAAGAGCTGGTGGGGGTGTAATCATTATTACAACTAAAAAAGGAAAATCAAACACTGGAATCAAAGTTGACTTATTAGCTTCAACAGAGTTCAGCCAAGTAGCAAGAGTTCCTCATTTACAAAATCAATTTGGACAAGGATGGAATAGCAATGGGTATTCAGGATCTAATTCTTACAGTAATGAAAATGGTTCTTGGGGACCTGCATTCAATGGAGAAATTAGACCTTGGGGAACAATATATCAAAACACTCAACAAATCAAACCTTACGTAGCATTAAACGACAATGTTAGAGATTTCTACAAAACAGGAACATTAGCTACACAATCTGCAACCCTTAGTGGAGGTGGTGATACTTCTGATTTCTCTTTAGTATTTTCAAACGTAAACAGTAATGGAGTTGTACCTTCTGACGCTGACTTGTATAAAAAACAATCTTTAGGATTTAATGGTGGTTTGAAATCAAACAAATTCACATTAAGAACGTCAATCAATTATGTATACAAAGACCAAGGTGTTGTAAATACAGGACAAGGTGATGACGCTGGTCAAGGTTCAACATTACAACAAGAATTATTACAAATTCCTAGAGATATAAGTATCGTTGACTTAGCAGACTACAAAAACAATCCGTTTAACAATAATAGTTACTACTTTACTCCTTATGCTGGGAATCCTTATTTTGCAATAAACGAAAATAGCACAAAAATTTACGGAAATAACCTTTTTGGAAACGTAAACTTAAGCTACAAAATCACTGACAAAATTACTGCTTCATGGCAAGTTGGTGGTAACGTAAGATCTGAAAGATACAAAAGTTACGGATCTATTGTAGATTACGAACCAGGAAGCCCTCAATATGGTGCTAAAAACGTAATAGTAGGTGGAGTTACTGAAGGAAGATCAGAATTTAGTGAATTTGACACATACTTTAACCTTAACTACAATACAAATTTAAGTGAAGACTGGACTTTAAATCTTTTAGGAGGTGTAAACTACAACAAGAGAGAGAGTGACGAATTATTTAATACAGTTACAGGTTTAGGTATTAAAAACTACTATGAACTTTCTAACTCAGCGGCAAGACCGGTAATTTTTCAAAATAACTCTATAAGAAAGACTGGTGCTGTTTATGCATCTGCTGAATTTGCTTTCAAAAACAGATATTTTGCTACCATTACAGGAAGACAAGATGTAACTTCTACCTTACCAATTGGTAACAATTCATACTTTTACCCTGCAGCTTCTCTTGGAGCCATTGTTATTGACAACGGTAGTACTTTCTTAAAATTAAGAGGTGCAGCATCTAAAATTGCAAATGACACAGATCCTTACAACACTCAAAATGCATATGTTCCTGGATCAGCTGCAGCAAACTTTGGTGTTATAACATCTCCAATTGGAGGAGTTAGTTATTATGAAGCATCTGGAAGACTTGGAAACTCACAATTAAAACCTGAAAGTACAGTTGAATTTGAAGTTGGAGCGGAAGGATCTTTCTTAAAAAATAGAATTAGCTATGATCTTGCGGTATATCATAAAACAACTTCTGACCTAATTGTATTCTTACCTTTAGATCCATCAACTGGATTTACATCTAAAGCTATTAATGCTGCAGAAATCGTAAACAAAGGTATCGAGCTATCTCTTACTGGAAGTCCAATTAAAAACAAAGACTTCACTTGGAATATTACTTACACGTTCACTAAGAACTTAAACGAAGTTACAAAGACTGCTGAAGGATTTGACACCATTGATTTAGCAACTGGTTATTCAGTGACTTACAGAGCAACTAAAGGATTACCAATAGGAGAATATTATGCTTATGTTCCTAAAACGAATGCAGCAGGACAAACTATTGTAAATGCAAGCACAGGAATGTACGAACTTAGTGATGGTATTCAACGTGTTGGAAACTCACAACGTGATTTCGTAATGGGTTTACAAAATACTTTTAAATACAAAAACTTTAACCTAGGATTTTCATTAGATTGGAAACAAGGTGGAGAAATGTATTCTTATACTAAAAGACTTGCTCATTTCACAGGAAATGGTATTGAAACTACATACAACGACAGAAACCCATTTATTGTTCCTAACTCTGTTAACGAACACGTAGATGCAACTACAGGTGCTGTTACGTATACAGAAAACACAACAGCAGTTACTTCTGCCAAAATAAATTCATTCTATAATACTCAGGACAATCCTGCTTATGAATATAACCACGTAATAGACAAAACTTTTGTTAGATTAAGAGAGGTTAACTTTAACTATGATTTCCCTTCTGCATTAAGCAAAAACATGGGGTTAAACAAAATCTCACTTGGAGTTTATGCAAGAAATCTTTTCATGTGGACACCTGGAGCCAACCCTTATGTTGACCCGGAAGTATCAACATACGGAGCACAACGTGCGATTTCAGATTTCGGAGAATTTGGATCTAACCCATCACAAAGATCAATAGGTGGAGTTTTAAAATTATCATTCTAA
- a CDS encoding lipid-binding protein yields the protein MKKLKLNITRILVAALVLASFASCDEVGNIDAGGTSVQSMAGDWFITLTDSDGHVVAANKKHSTYNTAANDNTMWIDDAKTGYVIKCKVTVDVKAGTFSATSADNVLDGSKVTITNGKIEKDAAISKGGHKVDKISFRAHFDYDPAGYDILYVGGKRTGFFEDEY from the coding sequence ATGAAAAAATTAAAACTAAATATAACACGTATACTTGTTGCGGCACTTGTACTTGCTTCGTTTGCATCATGTGACGAAGTTGGAAATATTGATGCTGGAGGAACGTCTGTTCAGTCAATGGCTGGCGATTGGTTCATTACACTTACTGATAGTGACGGGCATGTGGTAGCCGCAAACAAAAAACATTCAACTTATAACACAGCAGCAAATGACAATACAATGTGGATTGACGATGCTAAAACTGGGTATGTTATTAAATGTAAAGTAACTGTTGATGTTAAAGCTGGAACTTTTTCTGCTACATCAGCTGATAACGTGCTAGATGGCTCAAAAGTTACTATAACTAACGGAAAAATCGAAAAAGACGCTGCTATATCAAAAGGTGGTCACAAAGTAGACAAAATTTCTTTTAGAGCTCATTTTGACTACGATCCAGCTGGATATGATATTCTTTATGTAGGAGGTAAAAGAACTGGTTTCTTCGAAGATGAATACTAG
- a CDS encoding SusD/RagB family nutrient-binding outer membrane lipoprotein: protein MKKIATLITALFLLVSCDETFDINRDPDLLPPGQAYSTILPAGIAGVAGAQGSYYAIVGGFWSQFWTQNTTSNQYKDVDQYSIGTNDYQVGWTAMYDALNDIRVVKAKALKESNWNYFLIATVLEVQASQVMTDLYDDIPYTEANNPLILQPKFNTGKETYDLMIADLKLALSKDQSASVGDKPAKDDFIFGGDMTQWTKYGNTLLLKLHMRLTEVNPTLAQSGIKALIDSGAQFLDVDASMHNFEDADSKSNPLFESDRRQLNTTLNLKASTTLYSYLDVNSDPRITKYYENGGTSVGKANNQGDFLNNVTGLSTVILAPKTPVYFISAEESYFLQAEALTRYYGGAGAKTKYDLGVAANFAKYNTTTKVGSTDIPPVGSPAVLLAAGGKYEFPATGTAAQIEAIITQKWIASFPGNGYESFLEQNRTGYPKVSAVPQSNELYIAGQFAVSVQSVIGNKFPKRIVLPNTVKTRNPNAPALKAISLPVWWDVN, encoded by the coding sequence ATGAAAAAAATAGCAACATTAATAACAGCTCTTTTCTTGTTAGTGTCATGTGACGAAACATTTGACATTAATAGAGACCCGGACTTATTGCCTCCGGGACAAGCTTACAGCACTATACTTCCTGCAGGTATTGCAGGAGTTGCAGGAGCCCAAGGATCTTATTATGCCATAGTAGGAGGATTTTGGTCACAATTCTGGACACAAAACACTACTTCAAATCAATACAAAGACGTTGACCAATACAGTATTGGAACAAACGATTATCAAGTTGGCTGGACAGCAATGTATGATGCCTTAAACGATATTAGAGTCGTAAAAGCAAAAGCATTAAAAGAAAGTAACTGGAACTATTTTTTAATAGCTACAGTACTTGAAGTACAAGCTTCTCAAGTAATGACAGATTTATATGATGACATCCCTTATACTGAGGCGAATAACCCTTTAATCTTACAGCCAAAATTCAATACAGGAAAAGAAACTTATGACTTAATGATCGCTGATTTAAAATTAGCATTATCAAAAGATCAAAGTGCATCTGTAGGGGACAAACCTGCTAAAGACGATTTTATCTTTGGTGGAGATATGACACAGTGGACTAAATATGGTAATACTTTACTATTAAAGTTACACATGAGACTTACTGAAGTAAACCCTACTCTTGCTCAATCAGGAATTAAAGCTTTAATTGATTCAGGCGCTCAATTCTTAGATGTTGATGCATCAATGCATAACTTCGAAGATGCAGACAGTAAAAGTAATCCTTTGTTTGAATCAGACAGAAGACAATTGAATACTACTTTAAACCTTAAAGCAAGTACAACCTTATACTCTTACCTAGATGTAAACAGTGATCCTCGTATAACTAAATATTATGAAAATGGAGGAACTTCTGTAGGAAAAGCTAATAATCAAGGGGACTTTTTAAACAATGTTACTGGTCTTTCAACAGTGATCTTAGCTCCAAAAACTCCTGTATATTTCATTAGTGCTGAAGAAAGTTACTTTTTACAAGCAGAAGCTCTTACAAGATATTATGGTGGTGCTGGAGCTAAAACTAAATATGACTTAGGTGTTGCTGCAAATTTCGCCAAATACAATACTACCACTAAAGTTGGCTCAACTGATATTCCACCCGTTGGAAGCCCTGCTGTTTTATTAGCTGCTGGAGGAAAATACGAATTCCCTGCAACAGGAACTGCTGCTCAGATTGAAGCAATTATTACTCAAAAATGGATTGCAAGTTTCCCAGGAAACGGTTACGAATCATTTCTTGAGCAAAACAGAACAGGTTACCCAAAAGTATCTGCAGTTCCTCAATCTAACGAACTTTATATTGCCGGACAATTTGCTGTATCTGTTCAAAGTGTTATTGGAAATAAATTCCCAAAAAGAATTGTGTTACCAAATACAGTAAAAACTAGAAACCCTAATGCTCCTGCATTAAAAGCAATATCACTTCCGGTATGGTGGGATGTTAACTAA
- a CDS encoding DUF5011 domain-containing protein — protein MVVSGLLLTSCSESTDNVSRVTAYANMKLNGDALVVLTQGQTYTEPGAKAEAGGKTLEVKIDGTVDTSKPTMYKINYSAVNSDGFKAYLTRTVVVLSNKPSTIDLSGTFLRNGNPNNVTKISDRKYKCDNATGYSVAKDFITLEFYNIDDTQIYAPFQENTSQSGISAESNIGTITDKDHWRWVIYASAVFGTAERIFKR, from the coding sequence ATGGTAGTTTCAGGACTATTGTTAACTTCTTGTTCAGAGTCTACTGATAATGTTTCAAGGGTAACTGCTTACGCAAACATGAAACTAAATGGAGATGCACTTGTTGTTCTAACTCAAGGACAAACATATACAGAGCCAGGTGCTAAAGCTGAAGCTGGAGGAAAAACACTTGAGGTTAAAATTGACGGTACAGTAGACACCAGTAAACCTACTATGTATAAAATTAATTACTCTGCTGTAAATAGTGATGGTTTTAAGGCATACCTAACACGTACAGTTGTTGTTTTAAGCAACAAACCTAGTACAATAGATTTGTCTGGAACTTTCCTTAGAAATGGTAACCCTAACAACGTAACAAAAATTTCTGACAGAAAATACAAATGTGACAATGCAACAGGTTACAGTGTAGCTAAAGACTTCATAACTTTGGAGTTCTATAACATAGATGACACGCAAATTTACGCTCCTTTCCAAGAAAACACTTCTCAATCAGGAATTTCTGCAGAAAGTAATATTGGAACTATTACAGACAAAGACCACTGGAGATGGGTAATTTATGCTTCAGCAGTCTTTGGTACAGCTGAGAGAATATTTAAACGATAA